The Triticum urartu cultivar G1812 chromosome 6, Tu2.1, whole genome shotgun sequence genome includes the window GCAGCCCGCCGCCGATCTCGCATTCCCCCCTCCGCTCCGTGCACGAGACGAGGGTTCTGCGAGGGTTTTAATTCAAATTATTAATTCCACTCTCCAATCCATCCATCTATCTATGCCGCAGATGCGATGTGGGAGAGGCGGACGCACGCGAGGATCCTGGTCTCGGACGCCGACGCGGGCTGCATCATCGGCAAGGCCGGCTCCGACATCCACGCCATGGAGGCCCGCTCCGGGGCCCACATCAAGCTCTCCGGGCGAGGCCGGCCCCTCCCCGGCACGGACCGCAGGGTCGTCCTCGTCTCCGGCCTCTTCCGCACCGTCATGGACGCCGCAGAGCTCGTCCTCGAGAAGCTCTTCTACCTGGTATAAACAGACATTCAGATTCAGGGCCATCTCCCTCTGCCTCCCTGTAAAACATTTCTTCAGAGTTACATTCAGTCGACTGAATTGGTTCAGAGCAGTTTCATCTTCTCCTGTTGATTGATGGACTGATCCTCTGCTCTGCTCTGCTTGCAGGGCGACCAGGTGATTGACGCTGAGGCCACCGTGGTGCTCGTGGTGCCCGACGCCTGCTGCGGCGCGCTCATCGGCAAAGGAGGGGAGGTCATCAAGTATGATTACTTACTTATATTGCCTCCCCGTTCTCATGCTCAATATTGCTGTGCTTGCTTGCTCCGCTTACTCTGCTTGCAATGAACCATATGATATATGCTCTCCACCACACAAGGCCCAAGGAGAGTGCAATGCAAGTGCCCCTCTTGCTCTACATCTACCTACACACATGTTTGGTTTACGGCAGCGCAATTACATGTTTGGCAAGCCTTTCTCGGGCGCCGTCGCTGAAATGTGATCATGAGTTTCGTGCATTCGGAGGGATAATTCATAACAGTTTGCAGCACATTACTACCTGTTCTATCATCTCCATATCTACCTAGTACATTTGATTGGCCGCTGTGGAATTGCATATTTTGGAGCCTTGTTTGGAATCGTCATGAAAAAATACGTCTGCCGGCATTGCTGAAATTGCAATGCAAGTGACCCTTTTATCTGTATCTGTTCCAACAGTGCTGCTGTTATTTAATTACTGTCTTTAAGCCATGTTTGTGTATGTCATCGCACGTAAACAGAGGCGTGCTGTACGTTCCAGCTTCAGATCTGCTTCTTCAGTTCCACTATCTGGGAGTAGTTTTAGCTTCCATTTACTATTCAGAACATTAGCTTGCATTTACTATTTGGGGGCCTGCCCTCCACGGCTCCACCAGCACCCGTCATCATATTTCCTCTTCTTTTAATTCTACTTTTCAGATATTCCAAGTCTGATATTTGTTCCCCTTTTTGTTCATCATCCAGGTCCTTAGCTGAGGAGTCAAATGCTGGAATCACGGTCTCACCCCACGACATCTGCTACGGTTTCCATGATAGACTGGTTACGATCACTGGACACTTGGACAATCAGCTGCAGGCAGTATTTCTTATACTGTCCGAGTTGCTTGACGACGTCCGCTACTCATCCTCCGTTGCAAGTATGTCTGCATAACTTTCATTTAGCACTGGTATTTCTGTTTTTGTCGTTTTATCCATTGCCTGCTACCCAATTTGTTGCATGTTGTCTGCCTTGAGGCATTTTAGTTTAGTGGACTATCTACCACAGGCTCAAAGACTTGCAGTAAGATTGAACCTGAGCAATGCGTCGCTTCCTAATCGTTTCTGCTATGTTTACGTGCCGACGTAATCGATTAGCATTACAATTTGCTGGCACTGAGGTGCTACCTACTAGCTCGTATGCTATCACCTTTTGCAGTAACTAATTGGCTCATCGCATTTCTCAAAAACTCAGGCCTTAGTTTTCCAAGTTCAAGTGTTCGGTATGGCGGTGATGGGCAAGATGAGCATGTCGAAAGATACCGCAGCAGGGTAAGACATCGTTGCTGAATTGAAATACACATGTACATGTTGTGATAAGATATCCTCTTAACCTGGATTGGATTGCCTTCTCTTCATGTATAGTTGGTCCGTTCAATGAAGCTTCTCTTCTCGGTACATGTCTGGCTAACAATAACAAGTGTTTAAAATTTAATAGGAAGTGAGGGGAGTTTAGAAGAGTATGAGAAAAAAAAAGGTTTTGTTCTCTATTTCTTTTATTCTGTCGTAATGCTTGTTGGTCATCCACTAGAGTAGAATCTTGATTTTCTGTCAGAGGTAATCGTTGTCAAATGACAAGAAAGTACATAATTTCAATGCAGAAAATTAAAGTTCTTATTATAGTCATGTAAAATACCGTAGGTTCACTCCTACTGTCTAGTATATTTTATGCTTCAAAGTTCAAAAAATATAAAGCATGTGCTGACTGTTATATTTGTAAAGAagaaatatattttatttttgtcAAAGGACTCACCCTAATCCAACAGGCATATTATTGAAATGAAATTGTGGGCTTGACTCTAACCTGTTAATCTGATTTACATATGCAAACGTGTGCGTAGTTTCATGCACCCAATTAAGCCCCAAGTCCCTTTTCGCTTCATATTCGCATCATTATCCAGGGACCATAAAACACCTCTCGCTATTTTCATATATAGTGGTTGCAAATTATCTACCGTTCATGCCCAGTGTACCAAATAAGCCTCCGCCGCGAAACCTGAACCATCTTCTCATTGAATTCGTTCAGCCTGACACACCCGTGAGATCGCCTGACTACGACAGCCATGTGCAAGGGACCCTCACCATGGGTGTCGCGGACGAGTACGTGGGCGCCATCATCGGCTATGGCGGGAGGACCATACAAGAGATCGAACGGGTACGTACATATCTCCCGCACCACCGAAACGCAACCACAAACAGTTAAACAACAGGGCTATGGTTTGGACTAATGGTTCTGCGTCGGAGTGCAGGTTACGGGCGTGCAGATCAAAATCGTGAAGGGGGAGTTCATACCTGGGACGAACGAGAGGTAGGTACTACAGCAGGTTTCAGCTGGTGTTTGCGTCTTCTTTACCCGCGAAATCAGGCCCGCCTGCATGTCATTTAACCTGCACTGTGTGTGTGGTGCAGGGAGGTGGTGATCAGCGGGACACGGGAGGCGGTCGATGCGGCGGAGGCGATGATCGTGCAGCGGGTCTCGGACACCGCCAAAGGTCGCCGCCGGCAGCagggtggcggcggtggcgacAGGCGGCCTGTGAAGGAAGTGGAGTAGCAGCGGTGATACAGCAGAGCAGAGCATAGTACTGAATTACTGCTGGTGGTGGTAGTAGAACAAGAGATGTCCCAAGTTTTTTGGTCCCTTGCGTGTTGCTGGAGAAGTTAATTAGCAAGAATTACTTGGGAGGGGAAGGCATGGTGCAATCACTGATGGTTGCACGGCTAGTTTTGGTTTTGGTCAATGTTGCTTCCATGTTTGATACTAGTGTATGTATCCGTGCCTTGTGTTTCAGTGAGAGGATGGACGGATTATTCCTCTGGATTTGATTTATCCAGCCCAAGAGGAGAGGAGTTTTGAAGTGGAAGTCTTAAGCAAAGTTGTTTTTACTTGCACACAAAGGCCCTGTTCGGTAATCACCCGCTCCCAAAATCTGCGGAGCGGCGAAACTGCAGCTCCTCTGATTTGAACTGCAGCTCCGCCAACTCCGCTCCTGGAGTTGTGGAGCGGAGCGGTACCGAACAGGGCCAAACTTGGATGATCTGATCTGTCCTCGCTGGTACTGAACAGGGCCAAACTTGGATGATCTGATCTGTCCTCGCTTGTCCTCGCTGGTACCGAACAGGGCCAAACTTGGATGATCTGATCTGTCCTCGCTTCCCTTCTGGGCTTCTCCCCACTTCCATAGagctctaccccccccccccccccccccccccccccccccccccacacacacaccctaACTGTCGTTGGACTCCATCCTGTTAGGTTGATCTCCTCTGTGCAGGCCCAATGGCCTGCCAGGCCCTTGGTCAATgcgccctgatcgggggcgccCAACCCATTATGATTGGTGAGCCCTTGTGACCTGCGCTATATAAACAAAGGTGGGGGCCGGGGCACGACTTACGAGGTTAATCGCTGCCGCAAACCCCATCGATATTCCCTACCGATCTAGGGTTAGCGCGGTACTCACGGGAAGCTCCACTACCGCCGTCATCCACTCACTGACATCACCGGCCACCGTCATCATGGCCGGCACCAGGAGTTCCTCATCTGGACCAGGAGAAGGTAGGTTCACTGGGAGTTTCTAGCCTATCCGATCCAGAGACCCTAtcaatggtatcagagccattTTTCTCACTACCAGTTGCAACTCCATCAATGACAACTATGGGAATAGACCCAGAACCTGTCCGTCAGGAGCCGACTGAACCCGTTGTTGAGCATGAAAGAGAGGTGCAACAACAAATTTTAGAAAAAGTGCCAGAAGTTGAGGCACAGAATGTGCCAGAAACCGAGGCCCTTAGAAGGTCTACAAGACACCAAAAGTCAGCTATTTCTACTGATTATAAAGTTTATAACACGGAAATGGTTCATACAGAAAAAGATCCCACCTCATATGAAGAAGCCATGAGAAGCCCTCATTCATCGATGTGGATAAAGGCAATGGAAGACGAGATGAAAACGATGAGTTCCAAAGATGTTTGGGACTTAGAGGAAATTCCTAAAGGAGTCTAAACAGTATGCTGCAAATGGGTCTATAAAATTAAGTATGACTTTAAAGGAAATGTAGAAACGACTCGTGGCAAAAGGATTTACACAAAGAGAAGGGATATATTACAATGAGACATTTTCTCCAGTCTCATGTAAGGATTCCTTCAGAATTATAATGGCATTAGTTGCTCATTTTGATTTAGAGTTGcatcaaatggatgtaaagacgtCATTTCTCAACGGGGATTTAAAAGAAAATGTCTACATGAAACAACCCAAGGGTTTTATCATGGAAGGCAAGGAAAATATGGGATGCCGCCTGAAGAAATTCATTTATGGATTAAAGCAAGCCTCTAGACAGTGGTATCTAAAGTTTAATCAAACAATTAAAAGTTTAGGATTTAAAGAAAAAATTGAGGATAACTCCATTTATGCAAAGTTTAAAATGGGAAATATATTTTCCtaatcttgtatgtggatgatatcCTGCTTGCTAGCAGTGATGTTAGTCTACTACAAGAAACAAAGAAGTTCTTATTCTCAGATTTTGACATAACAGATCTTGGTGAAGCATCATATGTTTTGGGCATAGAAATTCATTGAGATAGGAACAACGGAGTCTTAGGACTATCGCACAAGGCATAATTTGAAAAAGGTTCTTAAAAAGTATAATATGCATGCGAGCCACACCTGCTCCTATAGTCAAGGGTGATAGTTTTGGGAAATTCCAATGTCCCAAGAATCAGTACGAGATCGATCAAATGAAAGCAGTACCATATGCTTTGGCTGTTGGCAGCTTACAGTATGCACAAGTGTGCACTCGCCCTGACTTAGCTTTTATCACCGGGGTACTCGGTAGAT containing:
- the LOC125514196 gene encoding protein BTR1-like, yielding MASSSPPPSSTASRDDDDDDRRQDAMWERRTHARILVSDADAGCIIGKAGSDIHAMEARSGAHIKLSGRGRPLPGTDRRVVLVSGLFRTVMDAAELVLEKLFYLGDQVIDAEATVVLVVPDACCGALIGKGGEVIKSLAEESNAGITVSPHDICYGFHDRLVTITGHLDNQLQAVFLILSELLDDVRYSSSVASLSFPSSSVRYGGDGQDEHVERYRSRPDTPVRSPDYDSHVQGTLTMGVADEYVGAIIGYGGRTIQEIERVTGVQIKIVKGEFIPGTNEREVVISGTREAVDAAEAMIVQRVSDTAKGRRRQQGGGGGDRRPVKEVE